Proteins from one Mixophyes fleayi isolate aMixFle1 chromosome 9, aMixFle1.hap1, whole genome shotgun sequence genomic window:
- the LOC142101420 gene encoding myosin-4-like, which produces MRSALEQTERSRKVAEQELLDVSERVQLLHSQNTNLINTKKKLENDASQLQNEVEEAIQEARNAEEKAKKAITDAALMAEELKKEQDTSSHLERMKKNLEQTVKDLQHRLDEAEQLALKGGKKQLQKLESRNEEDKKNVLRLQDLVDKLQLKVKAYKRQAEESEEQANGHLSRFRKVQHELEEAEERADIAESQVNKLRAKSRDISGKTPSAMASDGELSCFGEAAPYLRKSEKERLEAQNKPFDAKNSCFVDDTKELYVKGLITARDSGKVTVKTDDGKDVTVKDSQVYPQNPPKFDKIEDMAMLTHLNEASVLFNLKERYAAWMIYTYSGLFCVTVNPYKWLPVYNAIVVDGYRGKKRMEAPPHIFSISDNAYQFMLTDRENQSILITGESGAGKTVNTKRVIQYFATIAAVGDPGKKKEQVNSLKGTLEDQIIQANPLLEAFGNAKTVRNDNSSRFGKFIRIHFGTTGKLSSADIETYLLEKSRVTFQLSAERSYHIFYQILTNKKPELIESLLLTTNPYDYATISMGEISVKSIDDTEELMATDQAIDILGFTPEEKNGIYKMTGAVMHHGNMKFKQKQREEQAEPDGTEVADKIGYLMGLNSSELLKAFCYPRVKVGNEYVTKGQTVQQVNNSVGAISKSVFEKLFLWMVTRINQQLATKQQRQYFIGVLDIAGFEIFDFNSLEQLCINFTNEKLQQFFNHHMFVLEQEEYKKEGIDWEFIDFGMDLAACIELIEKPMGIFSILEEECMFPKATDTSFKNKLYDQHLGKCKNFEKPKPCKGKAEAHFSLVHYAGTVDYNISGWLDKNKDPLNETVIGLYQKSPVKLLAFLYSSYAASDAADSGAKGKKKKGSSFQTVSALFRENLNKLMTNLRSTHPHFVRCLIPNETKTPGIMENHLIIHQLRCNGVLEGIRICRKGFPSRILYGDFKQRYKVLNASAIPEGQFIDSKKASEKLLGSIDVDHTQYKFGHTKVFFKAGLLGTLEEMRDDKLAQLITRTQAQCRGYLMRVEFKKMVERRDAIFVIQYNVRSFMNVKHWPWMKLYFKIKPLLKSAETEKEMANMKEEFEKTKESLKKSDARRKELEEKMVALLQEKNDLQLHMQSEGENLADAEERCEGLIKSKIQLEAKIKELTERLEDEEESNAELTAKKRKLEDECSELKKDIDDLELTLAKVEKEKHATENKVKNLTEELSGLDENIAKITKEKKALQEAHQQTLDDLQAEEDKVNTLSKAKTKLEQQVDDLEGSLEQEKKLRLDLERAKRKLEGDLKLSQETVMDLENEKQQAEDKIKKKDFELSQLQGKIEDEQSLGSQLQKKIKELQARIEELEEEIEAERAARAKIEKQRADLSRELEEISERLEEAGGATSAQIELNKKREAEFQKLRRDLEEATLQNEAVSAALRKKHADSVAELGEQIDNLQRVKQKLEKEKSEFKMEIDDLASNLETVSKSKANLEKGSRVLEDQLSEIKSKDDVQQRQINDLSTQRARFQAENGELSRQLEEKESLISQLTRGKQGFTQQTEELKRQLEEETKAKNALAHALQSARHDCDLLREQYEEELEAKAEFQRSLSKANGEVAQWRTKYETDAIQRTEELEEAKYAHTI; this is translated from the exons ATGCGTTCTGCTCTAGAACAGACCGAGAGGTCCCGCAAGGTGGCTGAGCAGGAACTTCTGGATGTCAGCGAACGCGTTCAGCTTCTTCATTCCCAG AACACAAACCTCATCAACACAAAGAAGAAGTTAGAGAACGATGCCAGCCAGCTTCAAAATGAAGTCGAGGAAGCCATCCAGGAGGCCAGAAACGCTGAAGAAAAAGCCAAGAAGGCCATCACAGAT GCCGCTTTGATGGCAGAGGAGCTGAAGAAGGAACAGGACACCAGCTCCCACTTGGAGAGGATGAAGAAGAACCTTGAGCAGACAGTGAAGGACTTGCAGCATCGCCTGGATGAAGCTGAGCAGTTGGCATTGAAGGGTGGCAAGAAGCAGCTCCAGAAGCTGGAATCGAGG AATGAAGAGGATAAGAAGAATGTTTTGAGACTTCAAGATCTGGTAGACAAACTTCAACTGAAGGTCAAGGCTTACAAAAGACAGGCGGAGGAATCT GAGGAACAGGCCAACGGCCACCTGTCCCGCTTCAGGAAAGTCCAACATGAGCTGGAAGAAGCCGAGGAACGTGCTGATATTGCAGAGTCTCAGGTCAACAAACTCAGAGCAAAGAGCCGCGATATTAGTGGCAAG ACTCCGTCAGCCATGGCTAGTGATGGGGAACTGTCATGTTTTGGTGAAGCCGCCCCCTACCTCCGTAAATCAGAGAAAGAAAGATTAGAGGCTCAAAACAAACCGTTTGACGCCAAAAACAGTTGCTTCGTTGACGATACTAAGGAGCTCTACGTAAAAGGTCTCATCACGGCCCGAGATAGTGGCAAAGTCACTGTGAAGACTGACGATGGCAAG GACGTAACTGTTAAAGACAGTCAGGTTTACCCCCAGAATCCTCCCAAGTTCGATAAAATTGAAGACATGGCCATGCTGACTCACCTGAACGAGGCCTCCGTGCTGTTTAACCTCAAAGAGCGTTACGCAGCCTGGATGATCTAC ACCTACTCTGGCCTGTTCTGCGTGACTGTGAACCCCTACAAGTGGCTGCCAGTGTACAACGCCATAGTAGTAGATGGGTACAGGGGCAAGAAGCGTATGGAAGCCCCCCCACACATCTTCTCCATCTCTGATAACGCTTATCAGTTCATGTTAACAG ATCGTGAAAACCAGTCTATCCTGATTAC TGGGGAGTCGGGAGCTGGGAAGACAGTAAACACCAAGCGTGTCATCCAGTACTTTGCAACAATTGCAGCTGTTGGTGATCCAGGgaagaagaaagagcaagtaaacAGTTTAAAG GGGACACTAGAAGATCAAATCATCCAGGCTAACCCTCTACTAGAAGCCTTCGGTAACGCCAAAACTGTGAGAAATGACAACTCCTCTCGTTTT GGTAAATTCATCAGAATCCATTTCGGGACCACAGGAAAACTGTCTTCTGCAGATATTGAGACCT ACTTGCTGGAAAAATCCAGAGTAACATTCCAGCTGTCGGCGGAGAGAAGCTACCACATCTTCTACCAGATCCTGACAAACAAAAAACCAGAACTTATCG AAAGTCTTCTCCTAACTACAAACCCCTACGACTATGCCACCATCAGCATGGGTGAGATTTCTGTCAAGAGTATCGATGACACGGAGGAGTTGATGGCTACAGAT CAAGCCATCGACATCCTGGGCTTTACACCAGAGGAAAAGAATGGCATCTACAAGATGACCGGAGCCGTCATGCACCACGGTAACATGAAATTCAAGCAAAAACAGCGTGAGGAACAAGCTGAGCCCGATGGCACAGAAG TTGCTGACAAAATCGGCTACTTGATGGGTCTGAACTCTTCCGAACTGTTGAAGGCTTTTTGCTACCCCAGGGTCAAGGTTGGCAATGAATACGTCACCAAGGGACAAACCGTTCAACAG GTTAATAATTCAGTCGGTGCTATCAGTAAGTCTGTTTTTGAAAAGTTGTTCTTGTGGATGGTCACCCGTATCAACCAACAGTTGGCCACCAAGCAACAAAGACAGTACTTCATTGGTGTGCTGGATATTGCTGGATTTGAGATCTTTGAT TTTAACAGTCTGGAGCAACTCTGCATTAACTTCACCAATGAGAAGCTGCAACAGTTCTTCAACCACCACATGTTTGTCTTGGAACAAGAGGAGTACAAGAAGGAAGGAATTGATTGGGAGTTCATTGACTTTGGAATGGATCTGGCTGCCTGTATTGAGCTTATTGAGAAG CCGATGGGTATCTTCTCCATCCTGGAAGAAGAGTGCATGTTCCCCAAAGCTACCGACACTTCCTTCAAGAACAAGCTCTACGACCAACATCTGGGCAAGTGCAAGAACTTCGAGAAGCCGAAGCCTTGTAAAGGAAAGGCTGAAGCTCATTTCTCCTTGGTACATTACGCCGGTACTGTGGATTACAACATCTCCGGCTGGTTGGACAAGAACAAGGACCCACTGAACGAGACTGTTATTGGGCTCTACCAGAAATCTCCAGTGAAGCTCTTGGCCTTCCTGTACTCTTCCTACGCTGCATCTGATG CTGCTGATTCTGGAGCaaaaggaaagaagaaaaagGGGTCATCTTTCCAGACGGTCTCTGCCCTGTTCAGA GAAAATCTGAACAAGCTCATGACCAACCTGAGGAGCACTCACCCTCACTTTGTGCGTTGTCTGATTCCCAATGAGACAAAAACTCCAG GCATCATGGAGAACCATCTGATCATCCACCAGCTGAGATGTAACGGTGTGTTGGAAGGTATCAGGATCTGCAGGAAAGGATTCCCCAGCAGAATCCTCTACGGTGACTTCAAGCAACG GTACAAGGTCCTCAACGCTAGCGCGATTCCAGAAGGACAATTTATTGACAGCAAAAAGGCTTCCGAGAAGCTCCTTGGCTCCATTGACGTGGATCACACCCAGTACAAGTTCGGACACACTAAG GTGTTCTTCAAAGCTGGTCTTCTGGGTACTCTGGAAGAGATGAGAGATGACAAACTGGCCCAACTGATCACCCGTACTCAGGCTCAGTGCCGAGGCTACCTGATGAGAGTTGAGTTCAAAAAGATGGTTGAGAGAAG AGATGCTATCTTCGTCATCCAATACAACGTCCGGTCATTCATGAACGTCAAGCACTGGCCATGGATGAAGCTGTACTTTAAGATCAAACCTCTTCTGAAGAGCGCCGAGACTGAGAAGGAGATGGCCAACATGAAGGAGGAGTTCGAGAAGACCAAAGAATCACTGAAAAAGTCAGACGCAAGAAGGAAAGAATTGGAGGAGAAAATGGTGGCTCTGCTTCAAGAAAAGAACGACCTACAACTGCATATGCAATCT gaAGGAGAAAACTTGGCTGACGCAGAGGAGAGATGTGAAGGCCTCATTAAGAGCAAAATTCAACTTGAAGCCAAAATCAAGGAGCTCACAGAAAGACTTGAAGATGAGGAGGAAAGCAACGCCGAGTTAACGGCCAAGAAGAGGAAACTGGAAGATGAGTGCTCTGAGTTGAAGAAAGACATCGACGACTTGGAACTTACCTTGGCCAAAGTCGAGAAGGAAAAGCATGCCACAGAAAACAAG GTTAAAAATCTTACTGAAGAATTGTCAGGACTGGATGAGAACATTGCTAAAATTACCAAAGAGAAGAAAGCTCTCCAAGAGGCTCACCAACAAACTCTAGATGATCTACAGGCAGAGGAAGACAAAGTCAACACTCTATCTAAAGCTAAAACAAAGCTGGAACAACAAGTGGACGAT CTGGAAGGTTCCCTGGAACAAGAGAAGAAACTTCGTCTTGACCTTGAAAGAGCCAAAAGAAAACTTGAAGGTGATCTGAAACTCTCTCAAGAAACAGTTATGGATCTTGAAAATGAGAAACAGCAGGCTGAGGACAAAATAAAGAA GAAGGACTTTGAATTAAGCCAACTGCAAGGAAAGATTGAGGATGAGCAATCCCTGGGATCTCAACTGCAGAAAAAGATCAAGGAACTGCAG GCCCGTATTGAAGAACTTGAGGAGGAGATAGAAGCTGAGCGTGCCGCTCGTGCCAAGATTGAAAAGCAGAGAGCAGACCTCTCCAGGGAACTTGAGGAGATCAGTGAAAGGCTTGAAGAAGCCGGAGGTGCCACCTCAGCACAGATTGAATTGAACAAGAAACGGGAGGCAGAGTTCCAGAAACTGAGACGCGACCTGGAAGAGGCCACCCTTCAAAATGAAGCCGTCTCTGCCGCCCTGCGCAAGAAGCACGCCGACAGTGTCGCTGAGCTCGGGGAACAGATTGATAATCTCCAGAGAGTTAAGCAGAAGCTGGAGAAAGAGAAGAGCGAGTTCAAGATGGAAATCGATGACCTGGCCAGCAACTTGGAGACTGTCTCAAAATCAAAG GCCAACCTTGAAAAAGGGAGCCGTGTTCTTGAGGATCAGCTCAGTGAAATTAAGTCTAAAGATGATGTGCAACAACGTCAAATCAACGACCTCTCAACCCAAAGGGCCCGCTTTCAGGCTGAAAATG GTGAATTGTCCCGTCAATTAGAAGAAAAGGAATCTCTCATTTCTCAGCTGACCCGAGGAAAACAAGGCTTCACCCAGCAGACTGAGGAACTGAAGAGGCAACTTGAAGAGGAAACCAAG GCCAAGAACGCTCTTGCTCACGCCTTGCAATCAGCTCGCCATGACTGTGATTTGCTCCGCGAGCAATATGAGGAGGAACTGGAAGCAAAGGCAGAGTTTCAGAGATCTTTGTCCAAGGCAAACGGTGAAGTTGCCCAGTGGAGAACCAAATATGAAACCGATGCCATTCAGCGCACAGAAGAGCTGGAAGAAGCCAAGTATGCTCACACAATATAG